Genomic DNA from Dehalogenimonas lykanthroporepellens BL-DC-9:
CTAATATTTTTCATGTGCTATCGCAGGTCATCTACATCGCTTCCGGTCATCTGGCGGAAGCAGGGGCCAAAGAATCAGATGTGGCCATTGAGCCTGATATGAGCGGTATCCATCTGGCTGATTTTCACCTTGCGGAAAAAGCTATCGGGTGCGGCAGGCAAGCCACGCACCAGCGTCTGAAAGAACTTGGTCACTTGGTACAATAAAACGGTTGATAAAAACAAGAGAGAGCGTTACTGCACTCTCTTGTAAATCCGCTTAAATACCCTTATGGATGTTCGATTCGGGCGTTGATTTCCCCGAAAGCAACCAGAGAATGTTCTTCAAAAAAATTATCGGACGGACCGATCGCCCAGATAAAAGAATTGATACCGTTGACAATCCGAACGTCATACGGGTCAAGTGTATTGAGGTGCCGTTTGAATTCGATCGTTGTGATACCGTTTACTTCACTTCCGGTAATATCGTAAAGGTCGTTTTGGCCATTATAGGCAGTATCCGGTGGATGACTGCCGGAATAGCCAGGATTATAAGAATCGATTGCTATTACGTTTCCGCCGGAATCGACAGCTAACATCCAGAGGTCAGCTCCGGCCTTTTGCAGGCTTAGACTCAAGGCTATGCCTATCCAACCGGTTGTTCGGGCTTTGATACCAACCGAAATACTACCGTCGTCGTTGCTTGTAGCCACCGTAATAACGTCATTATAGGTTTCATGATTCTGGTATTTGCCTTGTGGGAAGGAAATCGGGCCTGTCGGAAACGACGTAGTGGGTGGCGCCGAAGTAGTGGGGTCAGGGTCTCCATTGTCACCACAGCCGGCTAGCAATACCGCCGAACCGAGCATTACTGCTAATAA
This window encodes:
- a CDS encoding DOMON domain protein (KEGG: ton:TON_0876 DOMON~PFAM: DOMON domain protein~SMART: DOMON domain protein), giving the protein MTLTSFRKPLFLLLAVMLGSAVLLAGCGDNGDPDPTTSAPPTTSFPTGPISFPQGKYQNHETYNDVITVATSNDDGSISVGIKARTTGWIGIALSLSLQKAGADLWMLAVDSGGNVIAIDSYNPGYSGSHPPDTAYNGQNDLYDITGSEVNGITTIEFKRHLNTLDPYDVRIVNGINSFIWAIGPSDNFFEEHSLVAFGEINARIEHP